The following are from one region of the Juglans regia cultivar Chandler chromosome 10, Walnut 2.0, whole genome shotgun sequence genome:
- the LOC118349695 gene encoding uncharacterized protein LOC118349695: MEALTRLKQTSTVASYMNQFEGLTNRLQGLSQSHKLSCFLSGLKDEIRIPVRMLYPVNLNATYGLAKMQEEYLPSIRKVAKSTGETTTSMGGGNYSTGSYSSDYSNKWRKPMGGAKPISSEQMNEKRRKGLCFNCDEKWNPLHTCKTPRIYLLEVNEEVCEEEEELPVVEIEQKPAQETPATPTSSKEELEISLAAIAGTPTMRTMRLLGSLCGEQMVILVDSGSSHNFIDSALAAKLQLPIDYSANLKVRVANGQGLNSEGICKTAQLKVLTLCLDLAGYDIVLGVQWLETLGPITWDFSKFLMTFVCEGKTIEFKGLKLNSSVVEDGQKLLKATLAKGKGIFLQIVCEGAVKGNYELVEGQFSELLEEFKTIFDEPQGLPPPRTHDHQIVLKEGTQPITNRPYRYPYYQKTEIEKIVAELLKSRVIRPSSSPFSSLILLVCKADRSWWLCVDYRALNKDTVKAKFPIPVIDELLDELFGSVIFSKLDLRSGYHQVRVVPSDIPKTAFRTHDGHYEFLVMPFGLTNALATFQGLMNDVFKPFLRKFVLVFFEDILVYSKS; encoded by the coding sequence TTCTTAGTGGCTTAAAAGATGAAATTCGCATCCCAGTTCGTATGTTATACCCTGTGAATTTAAATGCAACATATGGGTTAGCAAAGATGCAAGAGGAATACCTTCCAAGTATAAGAAAAGTTGCTAAATCAACGGGAGAGACAACCACTTCCATGGGAGGGGGAAATTACTCTACTGGGTCTTATTCTAGTGACTATTCTAACAAATGGAGGAAACCTATGGGGGGTGCTAAACCAATTTCGTCCGagcaaatgaatgaaaagcGACGCAAAGGCTTATGTTTTAATTGCGATGAGAAGTGGAATCCTCTACACACTTGTAAAACTCCTCGTATTTATCTCTTGGAGGTGAATGAGGAAGtgtgtgaagaagaagaagagctgCCAGTGGTGGAAATAGAACAAAAACCAGCACAAGAAACACCAGCCACACCAACCAGTAGCAAGGAAGAACTAGAAATTTCCTTGGCTGCTATAGCAGGAACCCCCACGATGAGAACAATGCGTTTACTAGGAAGTCTTTGTGGAGAACAAATGGTGATACTAGTGGATTCAGGCAGCTCCCATAATTTTATAGACTCAGCCTTAGCAGCAAAGTTGCAGCTGCCTATTGATTATTCAGCGAACTTAAAAGTTAGAGTGGCAAATGGCCAAGGCCTTAACAGTGAGGGCATTTGCAAGACAGCCCAGTTGAAGGTGCTGACATTGTGCTTGGATCTTGCTGGGTATGACATTGTGCTTGGAGTCCAATGGCTAGAGACCTTGGGCCCCATAACTTGGGATTTTTCGAAATTCCTAATGACCTTTGTGTGCGAAGGTAAAACTATTGAGTTCAAGGGATTGAAGTTGAATTCCTCAGTTGTAGAGGATGGCCAAAAGTTATTGAAGGCAACCTTAGCGAAAGGGAAAggcatttttttacaaattgtgtgtgAAGGGGCAGTGAAGGGAAATTATGAATTGGTGGAAGGGCAATTTTCTGAACTGTTAGAGGAGTTTAAGACAATATTTGATGAACCCCAAGGGTTACCACCACCTCGTACTCATGACCATCAAATAGTCCTTAAGGAGGGAACTCAACCCATAACAAATAGACCCTACCGTTACCCTTATTACCAGAAAACTGAAATTGAGAAGATTGTGGCTGAGTTATTGAAATCGAGAGTGATTAGACCCAGTTCTAGCCCTTTTTCCTCCCTTATTTTGTTGGTTTGTAAAGCCGATAGAAGTTGGTGGCTTTGCGTGGACTATAGGGCACTTAATAAAGACACGGTAAAGGCCAAGTTTCCAATTCCCGTTATTGATGAATTGCTAGATGAACTCTTTGGCTCGGtgattttttccaaacttgattTAAGATCGGGTTACCATCAAGTGAGAGTGGTGCCTAGTGATATTCCTAAAACAGCTTTCCGTACCCATGATGGACATTATGAATTCTTggtgatgccttttggcctcACCAATGCTCTAGCCACATTCCAAGGGTTAATGAATGATGTTTTCAAACCTTTCTTGAGGAAATTTGTGCTTGTGTTCTTTGAAGACATTTTGGTATACAGTAAATCTTAG
- the LOC108984451 gene encoding profilin-1-like: MSWQTYVDEHLMCEIEGNHLSAAAIIGHDGSVWAQSSTFPQFKPEEITGIMNDFAEPGSLAPTGLYLGGTKYMVIQGEAGAVIRGKKGPGGVTVKKTNQALIIGIYDEPMAPSQCNMIVERLGDYLIDQGL; the protein is encoded by the exons ATGTCGTGGCAAACTTACGTAGATGAGCACCTCATGTGCGAAATCGAAGGCAATCATCTCTCCGCCGCCGCTATCATTGGCCATGACGGTAGCGTTTGGGCCCAGAGCTCCACTTTCCCTCAG TTCAAGCCTGAAGAAATAACTGGCATTATGAATGACTTTGCTGAACCTGGATCACTTGCTCCGACTGGGTTGTACCTTGGTGGCACAAAGTATATGGTGATCCAAGGGGAGGCAGGAGCTGTCATTCGAGGGAAAAAG GGTCCTGGTGGTGTTACCGTGAAGAAGACAAATCAGGCCTTAATAATTGGTATCTATGATGAACCAATGGCTCCTAGCCAATGCAACATGATTGTCGAAAGGCTTGGTGATTATCTCATTGATCAGGGTCTCTAA